A window of Campylobacter ureolyticus contains these coding sequences:
- a CDS encoding peptidoglycan D,D-transpeptidase FtsI family protein translates to MQRKKDNKLGSWLIKFLLTPIILLIFLTVVFYWSSSQRNLPKLQSSDKTSAIRGSIISLDGYKVARSQKLYKVEVDTRSIDKDKLDLFVKLYTIYTNDKPKRVKKLIQNTKGRVVLSYKISPKIATHLKELAHTLNQKKVFISFMTKDGKFHPPIGMSIIESGENRRYLAGDSMSPFLGYIKKVEVGDITRVRGVKGVEKFYDYYLFAIKDQILKGPRDIGNNIIIEKNSIKSIREDGYDAVLNIPLKLQKEIELLLSKNALKYDATEIVVAIMNSKTGEILTLATSMRYNPSNITRKDYDALNLTATEYPYEPGSVIKPIIFSIVYENNKVGLNDIINTHNGSYKLGSRIIKDTSPQKSLSATDVVVKSSNIGMIEITSKLDNIKLFEGLLKYNLSHKTGIDMPYEQTGNIPTLNMLQNTSNKATISYGYGLQATFMQILNAFAIYNNDGVMITPRVVKQLQKDGKIYNLNEPVEKEVISKKTADAIKHILIETVNKGTGRKAITKGLVVGGKTGTARIAQKGEYTRLYNSSFFGFANDSNVSYTIGVLVREPKKGSYYAAQNALPVFKEIIDLLIKDNYLKPFEDKNFEEIDHEILKDIKD, encoded by the coding sequence ATGCAAAGAAAAAAAGACAATAAATTAGGTAGTTGGTTAATTAAATTTTTACTTACTCCTATAATACTTTTAATTTTTTTAACAGTTGTATTTTATTGGTCAAGTTCACAAAGAAATTTACCCAAGCTTCAAAGTAGCGATAAAACTAGCGCAATAAGAGGAAGCATAATCTCACTTGATGGCTATAAAGTAGCAAGATCACAAAAGCTTTATAAAGTTGAAGTTGATACAAGAAGTATAGATAAAGACAAGCTTGATCTTTTTGTAAAGCTTTATACCATTTATACAAATGATAAACCAAAAAGAGTTAAAAAGCTGATTCAAAACACTAAAGGAAGAGTAGTTTTATCTTATAAAATCAGTCCAAAAATAGCAACTCATTTAAAAGAACTTGCCCATACACTAAATCAAAAAAAAGTTTTTATTTCTTTTATGACAAAAGATGGAAAATTTCATCCACCAATTGGAATGAGTATAATAGAAAGTGGAGAAAACAGGCGCTATCTAGCAGGTGATAGTATGAGTCCATTTTTAGGATATATAAAAAAAGTTGAAGTTGGTGATATAACAAGGGTAAGAGGTGTAAAAGGTGTTGAAAAATTTTATGATTACTATCTTTTTGCCATAAAAGATCAAATTTTAAAAGGTCCAAGAGATATAGGAAATAATATAATAATTGAAAAAAACTCTATAAAATCAATTAGAGAAGATGGTTATGATGCTGTTTTAAATATCCCTTTAAAGCTTCAAAAAGAAATTGAACTTTTACTAAGCAAAAATGCTTTAAAATACGATGCAACTGAAATTGTAGTAGCCATTATGAACTCAAAAACTGGAGAAATTTTAACTCTTGCAACATCTATGCGTTATAATCCATCAAATATAACAAGAAAAGATTATGATGCTTTAAACTTAACTGCTACTGAATATCCCTATGAGCCAGGCTCTGTTATAAAACCAATAATTTTTTCAATTGTGTATGAAAATAATAAAGTTGGCTTAAATGACATTATAAATACACATAATGGCTCATATAAACTTGGCTCGAGAATTATAAAAGATACAAGCCCACAAAAAAGCCTAAGTGCAACAGATGTTGTTGTAAAATCATCAAATATAGGCATGATAGAAATCACTTCAAAACTAGACAATATAAAGCTTTTTGAAGGGCTTTTAAAGTATAATTTATCCCATAAAACAGGTATTGATATGCCTTATGAACAAACTGGAAATATACCTACTTTAAACATGCTACAAAATACTTCAAATAAAGCAACTATTAGTTACGGATATGGCTTGCAAGCAACTTTTATGCAAATTTTAAATGCTTTTGCTATTTATAACAATGATGGCGTTATGATAACTCCAAGAGTTGTAAAACAATTGCAAAAAGATGGAAAAATTTATAATTTAAATGAACCTGTTGAAAAAGAGGTAATTTCTAAAAAAACAGCTGATGCTATAAAACATATATTAATAGAAACTGTAAATAAAGGCACTGGAAGAAAAGCAATAACAAAAGGGCTTGTTGTTGGTGGCAAAACAGGAACTGCAAGAATAGCACAAAAAGGCGAATACACAAGGCTTTATAACAGCTCATTTTTTGGTTTTGCAAATGATAGTAATGTAAGTTATACAATAGGTGTTTTAGTAAGAGAGCCTAAAAAAGGAAGTTACTACGCAGCACAAAATGCACTCCCTGTTTTTAAAGAAATAATTGATTTGCTCATAAAGGATAATTATCTAAAACCTTTTGAAGATAAAAATTTTGAAGAAATTGACCATGAAATTTTAAAAGATATTAAAGACTAG
- the aat gene encoding leucyl/phenylalanyl-tRNA--protein transferase, with protein MKKYIFPNPAILPKEASFCIGGDLEPNTIITAYKNGYFPWFMPGNPIIWHSPQKRAIFFPDEIKLHKSTKPFLKKYEVKFDHDFTSLINLCYKSRDKNETWLSDEMLKAYIKLANLGIAHSVEVYFENELIGGLYGLIFGKVFCGESMVSIKKEASKVALINLGKNLEKYGFLIDAQVINPHLKFMGAKEISQKEFLTIYYKLIDENTNLDFKKFKPFYN; from the coding sequence ATGAAAAAATATATTTTTCCAAACCCTGCCATACTTCCAAAAGAGGCATCTTTTTGTATTGGTGGGGATTTGGAACCAAATACAATAATAACAGCTTATAAAAATGGATATTTTCCTTGGTTTATGCCAGGAAATCCAATAATTTGGCACTCTCCACAAAAAAGAGCTATATTTTTCCCAGATGAAATAAAACTACATAAATCAACAAAACCATTTTTAAAAAAATATGAAGTTAAATTTGACCATGATTTTACATCTTTAATAAATTTATGTTATAAATCAAGAGATAAAAATGAAACTTGGCTAAGTGATGAAATGTTAAAAGCATATATAAAACTTGCAAATTTAGGCATAGCCCATAGTGTTGAAGTTTATTTTGAAAATGAATTAATAGGAGGGCTTTATGGGCTTATTTTTGGTAAAGTTTTTTGTGGAGAAAGTATGGTTAGTATAAAAAAAGAAGCTTCAAAAGTGGCATTAATAAATTTAGGTAAAAATCTTGAAAAATATGGTTTTTTAATCGATGCTCAAGTTATAAATCCTCATCTTAAATTTATGGGCGCAAAAGAAATTTCTCAAAAAGAGTTTTTAACAATCTACTATAAGCTTATAGATGAAAATACTAATTTGGATTTTAAAAAATTTAAACCTTTTTATAACTAA
- the ccsA gene encoding cytochrome c biogenesis protein: MGKFLRGLLSIRAMNALLLIFAFACAVATIVESIKGTDAAFAFIYRSNWFGLIMLLLTINLIYNMIRYKIYGLKKLPGFLFHFSFIVIFVGATITHYFGKEGSMHIREHTKTNLISTREVYIQLISEDEKGKTISKDVNRYIATNEKNSFDMKLDLGKKDAVFKYKELVLNGDLGWIKADDGKPIVEILFSDDRNKRKITLNSGDILPIGDLDITFNNEPKQHNFIKIYLKDDGKFYMQTNQDIKYFQMSDNTDGKLDKNTEIDFNEHRLYTIDGVNFAPTTMLAKAKLGVKPVPMTQKGNNAIIGDLTYNGETKEVFAFFGDFARTYTVGGKEFKFAWSPKMIELPFSIYLKDFKLDRYPGSNSPSGYSSEVVVEDGDFKMDYEIYMNHVLDYGGFRFFQSSYDLDEKGTILSVNKDPGKIPTYIGYFLLMLGMFLNFFNKNSRFLELARLIDKSSSRDKKTIKKESSNTSKKALGLILIAFFSFFTANNLKANDIPNIDKEHAKKAATLVVQGFDGRMEPFDTMANEILRKVYKGKSFEGMNAVQTMLSITMNPESWQHTKFVKIGDDELKKILGLKPNETHASFEDFFTTDKNGKSSYKLMLLSEQTNRKAPNTRTKFDKEVIKVDERFNIYYATLMKSIFKIIPKENDPNHTWYATYGVMTNFSAAEEKRAKMVLQNYTMSVLDAQKSGNWSEADKALDLIKKYQNKIGAKVVPSYNKLKFEVLFNELDIFKRLMSVYLLGGFALLIFVFLRMMSPNLNMSFAFKMVYLVNIIAFLLHTTGLGLRWYISGHAPWSNTYESLVYIAWALSFSGIIFSRTSAISLSLTSIMAGITLFVAHLSHIDPQITTLVPVLNSYWLTIHVSVITASYGFFGLSMLLAMFCLFLFIIKKPGNDNELARNILEATRINEMSLIFGLCLLTAGNFLGGVWANESWGRYWGWDSKETWSLITILIYSAVIHMRLLKGANSQYWFAVASMFSFWSVMMTYFGVNFYLSGLHSYASGESIPVPKSIWVSMLVMIILATLAYFKRKDAQKL; the protein is encoded by the coding sequence ATGGGGAAATTTTTGCGAGGATTGTTAAGTATTAGAGCAATGAATGCTCTACTTTTAATATTTGCCTTTGCCTGTGCTGTGGCTACAATAGTCGAGAGTATAAAAGGAACGGATGCTGCGTTTGCATTCATATATAGAAGTAATTGGTTTGGCCTTATAATGCTTTTACTTACTATAAATTTAATTTATAATATGATTAGATATAAAATTTATGGACTTAAAAAACTACCTGGTTTTTTATTTCATTTTAGTTTTATTGTAATTTTTGTAGGTGCAACAATAACTCACTACTTCGGTAAAGAAGGCTCAATGCACATAAGAGAGCACACAAAAACAAATTTAATCTCAACAAGAGAAGTTTACATTCAGCTCATTAGTGAAGATGAAAAAGGTAAAACAATCTCAAAAGATGTAAATAGATATATAGCAACAAATGAAAAAAATAGCTTTGATATGAAGCTTGATTTAGGAAAAAAAGATGCTGTATTTAAATATAAAGAACTAGTTTTAAATGGTGATTTAGGTTGGATAAAAGCAGATGATGGCAAGCCTATTGTAGAGATTCTTTTTTCAGATGATAGAAATAAAAGAAAAATTACTTTAAATAGTGGAGATATTTTACCAATTGGTGATTTAGATATTACTTTTAACAATGAGCCAAAACAACATAATTTTATAAAAATTTACTTAAAAGATGATGGCAAATTTTATATGCAAACAAATCAAGATATAAAATACTTTCAAATGTCTGATAATACTGATGGAAAGCTTGATAAAAATACAGAAATTGATTTTAATGAACACAGACTATACACAATTGATGGTGTAAATTTTGCCCCAACAACAATGCTTGCAAAGGCAAAACTTGGAGTTAAACCAGTTCCAATGACCCAAAAAGGAAACAATGCCATAATTGGTGATTTAACATACAATGGCGAAACAAAAGAGGTTTTTGCCTTTTTCGGAGATTTTGCAAGAACCTATACAGTTGGAGGAAAAGAGTTTAAATTTGCTTGGTCTCCAAAAATGATTGAGCTTCCTTTTAGTATTTATCTAAAAGATTTTAAACTTGATAGATATCCAGGTTCAAATTCGCCTTCTGGATATAGCAGTGAGGTTGTAGTAGAAGATGGAGATTTTAAAATGGATTATGAAATTTATATGAACCACGTTTTGGATTATGGTGGATTTAGGTTTTTTCAAAGCTCTTATGATTTAGATGAAAAAGGAACTATTTTATCGGTTAACAAAGACCCAGGTAAAATTCCTACCTACATTGGATATTTTCTTTTAATGCTTGGAATGTTCTTAAATTTCTTTAATAAAAACTCAAGATTTTTAGAGCTTGCAAGACTCATAGATAAAAGTAGTTCAAGGGATAAAAAAACTATTAAAAAAGAAAGCAGTAACACAAGCAAAAAAGCATTAGGTCTTATCTTAATTGCATTTTTTAGCTTTTTTACAGCAAATAATTTAAAAGCAAATGATATACCAAATATAGATAAAGAACACGCCAAAAAAGCTGCTACTTTAGTAGTGCAAGGATTTGATGGAAGAATGGAGCCATTTGATACAATGGCAAATGAAATTTTACGCAAGGTATATAAAGGTAAAAGCTTTGAAGGAATGAATGCCGTTCAAACTATGCTTTCAATAACTATGAATCCTGAGAGTTGGCAACATACTAAATTTGTAAAAATAGGCGATGATGAGCTTAAAAAAATTCTTGGTCTAAAGCCAAATGAAACTCATGCTTCATTTGAAGACTTTTTTACAACTGATAAAAACGGAAAATCTTCTTATAAGCTTATGCTTCTTTCTGAACAAACAAATAGAAAAGCTCCAAACACAAGAACAAAATTTGATAAAGAAGTTATAAAGGTTGATGAAAGATTCAACATCTACTACGCGACTTTAATGAAATCAATCTTTAAAATAATTCCAAAAGAAAACGATCCTAATCACACTTGGTATGCAACCTATGGAGTTATGACAAATTTTAGTGCAGCAGAAGAAAAAAGAGCTAAAATGGTTCTTCAAAACTACACAATGTCAGTTCTTGATGCTCAAAAAAGTGGTAATTGGAGTGAGGCTGATAAAGCACTTGATCTTATAAAAAAATATCAAAATAAAATAGGAGCAAAGGTAGTTCCATCATATAACAAGCTTAAATTTGAAGTTTTATTTAACGAACTTGATATTTTTAAACGTCTAATGTCTGTTTATTTACTTGGTGGCTTTGCACTTTTAATCTTTGTATTTTTAAGAATGATGAGTCCAAATTTAAACATGAGCTTTGCCTTTAAAATGGTTTATTTAGTAAATATTATTGCTTTTTTACTCCACACGACAGGTCTTGGTCTTAGGTGGTATATCTCAGGTCATGCTCCTTGGTCAAACACATACGAATCACTAGTTTATATAGCTTGGGCTCTGTCTTTTAGTGGCATAATTTTTTCAAGAACCTCAGCAATTTCTCTTTCACTAACATCAATAATGGCAGGAATCACGCTTTTTGTAGCTCACCTTAGCCACATAGATCCTCAAATTACAACTTTGGTTCCAGTTCTAAATTCATATTGGCTTACAATACATGTTTCAGTTATAACCGCAAGTTACGGATTTTTTGGACTAAGTATGCTTTTAGCAATGTTTTGTCTATTTTTATTTATAATTAAAAAACCTGGCAATGATAATGAGCTTGCAAGAAATATCTTAGAAGCAACTAGAATAAATGAAATGAGCTTGATTTTTGGACTTTGCTTACTTACAGCTGGGAACTTTTTAGGTGGAGTTTGGGCAAATGAGAGTTGGGGAAGATATTGGGGTTGGGATAGTAAAGAAACTTGGTCACTAATAACAATTTTAATATATTCAGCAGTAATTCACATGAGATTATTAAAAGGTGCAAACTCACAATATTGGTTTGCAGTAGCTTCAATGTTTTCATTTTGGAGCGTAATGATGACATATTTTGGAGTAAATTTCTACCTTTCAGGACTTCATAGCTACGCTAGTGGAGAGTCAATTCCTGTTCCAAAATCAATCTGGGTAAGTATGCTTGTTATGATTATTTTAGCAACTCTTGCGTACTTTAAGCGAAAAGATGCACAAAAGCTTTAA
- a CDS encoding multiheme c-type cytochrome: protein MKTKWFKKASLACFMVLFAGTTCLQAEENASAQNVPVQTEKKVSEPTLADKYQEEMKQNLKLYHDEDPLFQGKPRTLEDYVRGADTFFDILIDQHPMFKYEKAGRLKGKYTMSDRQEEFVEINKGPKFAEKSGLAHAAVTYRLGMESILDYPNKFVGPKKCGECHPAQYDQWQRSRHAKVVRFPDEMSEVGGAEGLKKPMYNSPSTILPLGIYPDDVYAVIGTPRTKYGFIDRWLVRGTYHVQDGNLSDLTGTMVAGGNQFSRLWSEHITPDMAKKIAEFSPGFPTKMEDFAHSRSTVWGTNSYGSKYAETMMFQPASSYCEVCHSFKFDFKSKEDFYDAIGDAKKLREHTISQGISCEECHGAGAHLYGARGAGMPSNCERCHQRFAYQDDEKNPNPRKPFNVYFKSSCPACGTEGSQMYSSLHYDKGMRCTTCHDPHEVTANDWTTEYTRVGLKKTCQDCHETQAEFFKAMGGIHAKDNCTGCHMPNMMSCENFAAIQNPDKAGFDNVRASHIWKIDIHPTRKSINPPEGKPRDPLKVKGWRMERDQNGRFFVDLMWSCGRTSFSDPDLIEKDASGCHSPVQSTLPNDLKFTNQEMIYEKVMAWQTPVKEGYEKIKQGLRELDKALANSQGLDVEKRSKAIFLTNEANKIKKKLEDDGAWGVHGPQYSKKIVNEALVYIEQAQNILKSTKTTKK from the coding sequence ATGAAAACAAAATGGTTTAAAAAGGCATCTTTAGCCTGTTTTATGGTTTTGTTTGCAGGAACAACCTGTTTGCAAGCTGAAGAAAACGCTTCGGCACAAAATGTACCTGTTCAAACAGAGAAGAAAGTTAGTGAGCCAACACTTGCTGATAAATATCAAGAAGAGATGAAGCAAAATTTAAAGCTTTATCATGATGAAGACCCACTATTTCAAGGTAAGCCAAGAACATTGGAAGACTATGTAAGAGGAGCAGATACTTTTTTTGATATTTTAATCGATCAGCACCCAATGTTTAAGTACGAAAAAGCAGGTAGACTTAAAGGTAAATACACAATGAGTGATAGGCAAGAAGAATTTGTTGAAATAAACAAAGGCCCTAAATTTGCTGAAAAGTCTGGTCTTGCTCATGCTGCTGTTACCTATAGACTTGGAATGGAATCAATTTTGGATTATCCAAATAAATTTGTAGGACCAAAAAAATGTGGTGAATGTCACCCAGCTCAATATGATCAATGGCAAAGATCAAGACATGCAAAAGTTGTAAGATTTCCCGATGAAATGTCAGAAGTTGGCGGAGCAGAAGGTCTTAAAAAACCTATGTATAATTCACCTTCTACAATATTGCCTTTAGGAATTTATCCTGATGATGTTTATGCGGTTATTGGAACCCCTAGAACAAAATATGGATTTATTGATAGATGGTTAGTTAGAGGAACCTATCATGTTCAAGATGGTAATTTAAGTGATTTAACTGGTACTATGGTAGCAGGTGGTAATCAATTCTCAAGACTTTGGTCTGAGCACATTACTCCAGATATGGCTAAAAAAATAGCTGAATTTAGTCCAGGTTTCCCAACTAAAATGGAAGATTTTGCACATTCAAGATCAACTGTTTGGGGTACAAACTCATATGGTTCAAAATATGCTGAAACTATGATGTTCCAACCAGCTAGTTCATATTGTGAAGTTTGTCATAGTTTTAAATTTGATTTTAAATCAAAAGAAGATTTTTATGATGCAATAGGTGATGCAAAAAAACTTAGAGAACATACTATTTCACAAGGTATTAGCTGTGAAGAGTGTCATGGAGCAGGTGCTCACCTTTATGGCGCAAGAGGTGCCGGTATGCCATCAAATTGTGAAAGATGTCACCAAAGATTTGCTTATCAAGACGATGAAAAAAATCCAAATCCAAGAAAACCATTTAATGTTTATTTCAAATCAAGTTGTCCTGCTTGTGGAACAGAGGGCTCTCAAATGTATAGCTCACTTCACTATGATAAAGGTATGAGATGTACAACTTGTCACGATCCGCATGAAGTTACAGCAAATGATTGGACAACAGAATATACAAGAGTTGGACTTAAAAAAACTTGTCAAGATTGTCACGAAACTCAAGCAGAATTCTTTAAAGCAATGGGTGGAATCCATGCAAAAGATAATTGTACTGGATGTCATATGCCAAATATGATGAGTTGTGAGAACTTTGCTGCTATTCAAAACCCTGATAAAGCAGGATTTGATAATGTTAGAGCAAGCCATATCTGGAAGATAGATATTCACCCAACAAGAAAGTCAATCAACCCACCTGAGGGCAAACCAAGAGATCCATTAAAAGTAAAAGGCTGGAGAATGGAAAGAGATCAGAATGGAAGATTCTTTGTTGATTTGATGTGGAGTTGTGGTAGAACAAGCTTTAGTGATCCAGATTTGATTGAAAAAGATGCAAGTGGATGCCATAGTCCTGTTCAATCAACATTGCCAAATGACTTGAAATTTACAAATCAAGAGATGATTTATGAAAAAGTTATGGCATGGCAAACTCCTGTAAAAGAGGGATATGAAAAAATTAAACAAGGCTTAAGAGAGTTAGATAAAGCTTTAGCTAATTCTCAAGGATTAGATGTTGAGAAAAGATCAAAAGCAATATTCTTAACAAATGAAGCTAATAAAATTAAGAAAAAACTTGAAGATGATGGTGCTTGGGGTGTTCATGGACCACAATATTCAAAGAAAATTGTTAATGAGGCGTTAGTATATATCGAGCAAGCTCAAAATATACTAAAATCAACTAAAACTACTAAAAAATAG
- a CDS encoding rhodanese-like domain-containing protein: MNKLIKNIFIATFVVLASVVITPQVHASGNGSMAFVDGVVPISISKAKELMNDGAYIFDANELEVRQEYGHVEGAVHINVDNWERLLPKDKSSVIIVYCLNRICYISSEIALEISKLGYKNVYVMIEGIEQWILSGNPVIKDAVDPADLKNKYLGNNNWEKSSKVTDYTDTIHRQILFGEIPSCRDCHGINVGSNAKSINADFASLRQNVNKNCMSCHDDVGEEFKSSVHGNVMSTKKGLPLCSDCHSIHMGPAVSSINMKKFADKKCGDCHQKEQAMYHTTFHGKAMLLENPGNAISVAACYDCHGTHNIYSVDDARSTLYKGEKRIETCASCHPGGNQNFSEFMAHADHTDGDNYPVLNFAYKFMTALIIVVFGFFGIHTLLWFIRLTMTRMKYSKEWKEAKNRAHSDKVKIKRFTGFHKVQHFLLAASFLGLGFSGMPQKYHTADWAQSMIDLMGGPIGATKIHHISAFIMLAVVFSHFVEIIVVACRNRQAVIDPNTGKFSWKIFWRKFFGPDSLVPNFQDFRDLKNNFLWFIGKKDKMPQFDRWTYWEKFDYIAVFWGMLIIGLSGLMLWFPVTFTKVLPGQMLNLATFLHSDEALLALGFIFAVHFFHTHFRANKFPMDTVIFSGNLTEEEMKQERTPWYNRLKESGKFDELIVKDDNFDKWKWLAYIVGYAMLITGIVFLLMIIYYYIF; the protein is encoded by the coding sequence ATGAATAAATTAATAAAAAATATATTTATTGCTACTTTTGTGGTTTTAGCTTCTGTAGTTATTACTCCACAAGTTCATGCTTCAGGTAATGGAAGTATGGCTTTCGTAGATGGTGTAGTGCCTATTAGTATTTCAAAAGCAAAAGAGCTTATGAATGATGGTGCTTATATCTTTGATGCAAATGAGCTTGAAGTTAGACAAGAATATGGACATGTTGAAGGTGCTGTTCATATAAACGTAGATAATTGGGAAAGATTATTACCAAAAGATAAAAGCTCTGTTATTATTGTTTATTGTTTAAATAGAATTTGTTATATAAGTAGCGAAATTGCACTTGAAATTTCAAAACTTGGATACAAAAATGTTTATGTAATGATAGAGGGAATTGAGCAGTGGATATTAAGTGGTAATCCTGTTATAAAAGATGCAGTAGATCCAGCTGATCTTAAAAATAAATATCTAGGAAATAATAACTGGGAAAAGTCATCTAAAGTAACTGATTATACTGATACAATCCATAGGCAAATTTTGTTTGGCGAAATTCCTTCATGTAGAGATTGTCACGGTATAAATGTAGGAAGCAATGCAAAAAGTATCAATGCTGATTTTGCAAGTCTAAGGCAAAATGTAAATAAAAACTGTATGTCTTGTCACGATGATGTTGGCGAAGAATTTAAATCAAGTGTTCATGGCAATGTTATGAGTACTAAAAAAGGTCTTCCATTGTGTTCTGATTGTCATAGCATACATATGGGACCAGCTGTTTCAAGTATAAACATGAAGAAATTTGCTGATAAGAAATGTGGAGATTGTCACCAAAAAGAACAAGCTATGTATCATACAACTTTCCATGGTAAAGCTATGCTTTTAGAAAATCCAGGAAATGCTATTAGTGTTGCAGCTTGTTATGATTGTCACGGAACACACAATATTTACTCTGTAGATGATGCTAGATCAACACTTTATAAAGGTGAAAAAAGGATAGAAACTTGTGCATCTTGCCACCCTGGTGGAAATCAAAACTTCTCAGAGTTTATGGCTCATGCTGATCATACGGATGGTGATAATTACCCAGTATTAAACTTTGCTTATAAATTTATGACAGCACTTATTATAGTGGTGTTTGGATTCTTTGGTATTCATACTTTGTTGTGGTTTATAAGACTTACAATGACAAGAATGAAATATTCAAAAGAATGGAAAGAAGCTAAAAACAGGGCACATTCTGATAAAGTAAAAATTAAAAGATTTACAGGATTCCATAAAGTTCAACACTTCTTATTAGCAGCAAGCTTTTTGGGATTAGGCTTTTCAGGTATGCCACAAAAATATCATACAGCTGATTGGGCTCAAAGCATGATTGATTTAATGGGTGGACCAATAGGTGCAACTAAGATTCACCACATTTCAGCATTTATAATGCTAGCTGTTGTGTTTAGTCACTTTGTAGAGATAATCGTGGTTGCTTGCAGAAATAGACAAGCTGTAATTGATCCAAATACTGGTAAATTTAGTTGGAAAATTTTCTGGAGAAAATTCTTTGGACCTGATTCATTAGTTCCAAATTTCCAAGACTTTAGGGATTTGAAAAACAATTTCTTATGGTTTATCGGTAAAAAAGATAAAATGCCTCAATTTGACAGATGGACTTATTGGGAAAAATTTGACTATATTGCAGTTTTCTGGGGTATGTTAATCATCGGTTTATCAGGGCTTATGCTTTGGTTCCCAGTTACATTTACAAAAGTTTTACCAGGACAAATGCTAAATCTTGCTACATTCTTACACTCAGATGAGGCGTTACTAGCATTAGGATTTATCTTTGCGGTGCATTTCTTCCATACGCACTTTAGGGCAAATAAATTCCCTATGGATACAGTTATTTTCTCAGGAAATTTAACTGAAGAAGAAATGAAACAAGAAAGAACTCCTTGGTATAACAGATTAAAAGAAAGTGGTAAATTTGATGAATTAATTGTTAAAGACGACAACTTTGATAAGTGGAAATGGCTTGCTTATATAGTAGGTTATGCGATGCTTATAACAGGTATTGTTTTCTTATTAATGATAATTTATTACTACATCTTCTAA